The genomic window CTGGCGCTTACCTTTCACAATCTCCTCTTCGGTCAAACCTTCCGAGCGTACTTGCGCAAACTCGGCCCGAGTAAGCTCAATAACCTGATCGAGCGCTTCCGGTTTGGTGCCGCCGTACACGCAGAAGAGACCGCCCTCCTTGTACGTGCGCGCGTACGAACCGATCGCGTAGGCCAGGCCGCGCTTCTCGCGAATCTCGCTGAAAAGCCGCGAACTCATGTTTCCACCCAGAGCGTCGTTCAGTATCGAAAGCGAGTACTTCTCCCGGTCGAATTTGCTGTACGCCCCGGTGCCCAAGCAGAAGCTGACCTGCTCCACGTCGCGTTTGTGAATCTGTTTCCGTTTTGTGGTGGGTGTAGGCGGCTCGGCCGCACGCGCCTTTACCTCTCCGGAAAGCGAGCCAAGCGCCCGCTCGGCCTGTGACACAAGTCGGTCGTGGTCCACGAGGCCCGCGGCCGAGAGTATGATCCGATCGGGCCGGTACCGCTCGGCAATATAGCCGGTGATTGCGGTGCGAGTAAAGCCACCAACGGTCTTTTCACTACCGATGACCGGGGCGCCAAGAGGGTGCCCGTGCCACAACGTGCTCTCAAACACATCATGGACCAGGTCGTCGGGCGAATCCTCATACATCTTGATCTCAGAGATCACCACGCCCTTTTCCCGTTCAATCTCTTCTTCCATAAACAGCGAGTTGCAGAGCATGTCGGTGAGCACATCCACAGCTGTCTCGCAATCGTCGGCGAGTATCCGCGCGTGGTAGCAGGTGGACTCCTTACCTGTGAATGCGTTCAAGTGGCCGCCGCGACTCTCGATTTCCGAGGCGATTTCGCGCGCGGTCCGTTGGGAGGTTCCTTTGAACAGCATGTGCTCGATAAAGTGCGAGATGCCCCGGTTCCGGGGAGTTTCATCGCGGGAGCCCGCGCCGGCCCAGAGTCCAACAGCGGCTGATCTTACGTATGGAACCGACTCGGATACAACGCGCAGACCGTTCGATAGGGTGGTAACCCGAACGTCCTCGACATGGAACTCTGTGCTCATTTGGCTATGATACCCGCACGTTGTTGCGAGGTTGACGGGCCGCAGGCGGCCCGCGTCTGCTATAATCGGCCCTTGTGAACACCTGGTTTAAGAGAGGATCCGTATGCTGAAGCCCCCTTCGGACGAGTCCACAGCCCGTCTCTATGCCTGGATTGACGACCATACCGATGAAATGGTCGCATCGCTTCAGGGCGTACTCCGCATTCCGAGCCTGGAAGCTGCGGCCGAGGCGGGCGCGCCATTTGGCGCCGAGGTAAAGCGCGCACTCGCGTTCACGCTTGCGCACGCCGCCGAACTTGGTTTCCGCACGAAAGACGTGGATGGTTTCGCCGGCCATGCCGAATTCGGTGAAGGTGATGAGATGGTTGCGGCTGTTGGCCATCTGGATGTGGTACCGGAGGGCGATGGCTGGAAGCATGCTCCCTACGGCGCCACGATAGAGGATGGTTACATCTATGCCCGCGGTTCATCCGATGACAAAGGGCCAACCTGGGCAGCGCTCTACGGCGCTTGCGCACTGTTGAACTCCGGGCTTCCGCTGCGCCGGCGCGTGCGCGTTATCTTTGGGTGTAACGAGGAGAGTGGCTTCCAGTGCGTGCACCACTACTGGGAGGTAGCGCGTGAGGAGCGGCCGGTATTTGCGTTCACGCCCGATGCCGGGTTCCCTCTCGTCTATGCCGAAAAGGGTATCGCGAACATCGTGCTCCACTACGCTTCACAACCGGCGGAATGCGATCTGTGTGTCACGAGCTTGAGTGGCGGCCGCCGACCCAATATGGTGCCGGATAGTGCCGATGCAGTGCTTGCCGGATCTGCCGAGGCGGTAGCATCTGCCGCCGCCGCGCTCGACGCGCTTGGCGCCGAGGGAGTGACCAGCACCGTTGAGCATGCTGAACTGAAGGTACACGCCGTTGGCAAATCGGCCCACGGCAGCCGCCCGATGGATGGCGTCAACGCCGTAATCCGGCTCGCCGATGCCCTGCTTCACCTCGCACTACCGGCCGATGAGAAGTGGCTGCGGTTTCTTGTGGATGCATCCGGTCCGGATGGCACCGGACTGGGCATAGCGGGCTCAGACGAAGTGGCCGGCGAGCTGACCAGCAACCTTGGCATTTTCGAGTTTACTCGCCAGAACGGTGCGCTGGCCACATGGAACATCCGATATCCGGTTACCTGGAGCATCCAGCGCGTCAGCAGCGCCGCCATGGCTGCGGGTGCGACCGCTGGGTGGAACCTGCACCAGGTCCACGACCAGCCGCCGCTCTATGTACCACTCGACAAAGAGCCCGTGAGCACACTGCTTCGGGTTTACCGTGAGGCCACCGGCGATGAGGAGAGCCAGCCGCGCACTATGGGCGGGGGCACGTACGCGCGGGCGACGCCAAACGCCGTGGCATACGGCGCCGGCTTCCCGGGTGGCTCCGATGGACCCGCTCATGAGCCCGACGAGCGTATCGCTATCAGCACCGTCGTGGATGCCGCCAAGGTCTTTGCCGTGGCGCTCTACGAACTTGCGCGATAGAGCAATGGGTTCAGCGGGCTGATCGCTGGTTCACCGGGGGCAACGCCAGGCAGCCAGGCGGCAAGGTCAACCAGTCTGTTCTCGTTGCCTGGGTCCGCCATAACGCGAGTCCCATCCGCGAAGTAGATCACCGTCATGACCTCGCGCACCTGGTCGGTACTATTGCCCGGTGCGGAGTGAAGCGTCCAGCCGGAGTGGAATGTGGCGTCACCGGCTTGCATCGCGCTGCACGTGGGCGTGTAGCCTTTCCCGGCAACGTACTGGTCAAACTCCTCCTGTGACTCGTCGGAGATGCCGATATGACCGAGGAAGCCGCCTTGTTGCGAGCGGCTTGCAAACGTGAGTGCGCCCATCTCTACGGGTACATCTACAAGTGGCATCCACATGGTGACGGTGTCGCTGGTATCCAAAGGCCAATAGAACTGGTCCTGATGCCACGGCGTCAAACCACCGTGGGCCTCCTTGAACAGCGCCTGGTCATGGTATAGTCGCACGCCATCCACGCCCATCAGTCTGGCGGCAATCTCGGCAAAACGCGTCGCCAGCACGAAGCGAGCCACTGTCTGGTCGCGCTGCCATAGGTTTGTGATCTGGATAAACGCCTTGTGGTAGGTGTCACGTTCCTCCATCGGACGCGTCTCACGATTGTACGCGGCTACCGCGGCAGCGATCGCGGGGCGGTATGCCGCAACCTCCAGCGGCGATGCCACGCCACGCAGCAGCACGTGGCCCTCAGTGCGGTAATGCTCCACAGAGCCGGCATCCAGTGGATAGGCGTCGCTCAAGTCCGGGAGAACGGATACCTGCTCGTCTGTAGCCATATTGAACCTGCCTCTCTACCGCGCACGGTGGCTTCACGCTCGCGCTGTTCGAGCCATGGCAGGCCGCTTCCTGCATACTTCCCGCGCAAGGTCGTTACCAGTCCACCAGATTTGGAACTAAAATTGCACGCAGCAGTTGTCAGGCGCTACTTCATGAGTTATACTGGCTGGTGTGAATTGACCTGCATCGTGCCGTTAACGCGCCCATCAGAGGCGTGGACTGCCCTGCCTGAGCCGGAAGCTCGTTTTGACAAGCAGTTCTCAAAACAGATTGTTGCCGCGTTAACCAGCAGCAGGAGGTCCATATGCCCGTAGTGCCGGCAGAGGCGCACGAACGGCGCAAGCGGTGGGTGCTCGCCAGAGCAGCCGTTTTTGGCGCTTCGGTACTGGCAGCCGCGTTTCTTTCGGTCGCTTCTTTGCCCGCGGCCGGTCTGGCAAATCTGCATCCTGTGAGGCTGCGGATTCTCGGGTCCGATTTTGTTTCGTCTGTTGCCCCATTGTCCGATGGAACCGATATCTGGGTTCCACTTAAGGTTTTTCCGGAGCTCGGCATGCAGGCGGTAGTGGCGCCGGCTGGTGACGTTGTCTCGGTTGTACGCACGAGCACGGGCCAGCACGCGGATATCGCGCTTACCGCCATTGATGGCCGCAAAATGGTCGCGTTGGGCGATGTTGCGCGCGCATTCTCGGCCGTGGTCATCAATGGCGATGATCCGCCGAAAGGCGTCAGCGGCGCCCAGCGAGGTGTTGTCTATTTCCTTGCCCGAGTTACGGGCGTGCAGTACAAGCCCACCGGCGTCACGGTCACAACATCACTTCCAACGCCATATAGAACGCGCTTTCTTGCCGGCAGGCAACCGCGGGCCTATATCGACGTTATGGGCGCCTGGGCAAACGAAGAAGGCGCAAGATCGGTTGAGCCCGGTGTCAGCATCCATACCGGCCAGTTTGAGGTGGAAACAGCGCGTGTCGTGCTGGACGTGCGGCCGGGCATGTCGATTACCGATTCCGATAATGCTCGAAACAGCAGCAATACCGTGGGTGTAGCGATTGAAACTGCGGCCAACAGTCCACAGGTGGCAGTCGGTCAAAAGCAGCCCTCGGTGCAAGTTCGCACTCCCATCGCTGCTGCACGTGCCGACAGCACCTCCGCCTCCGCCGGTGGGGTGGGCCTCAACGTCTTCGGGGATGATCTCAATCATACGACCGGCACTGCGGGACCGCGAGCCAGGGCAGTAGCCCACACTGCGCCGGCTCATTGGTCACCAATCGCCGCGGCGCCGATCCGCCATAGTACACAGCTTGCTTATCGCGGCGGCAAGGTCGTCCGTGGCGGATTCCCAGTCTCGATCACCGGCATCGGCGTCGACGACGTGGCCGGCGCCACGCGCCTGGTCATACGGACCAGTGGCAAAGTGCGTCCCACCGTACAGTACCAGCCTGACGGATCGGGACTTGCCATCCACATTCCAAATGCCGTAGCAGCCACATCGATCTCGCCGGGTTCGCCGTCCGGGATCATCTCAGCTCTGCGGGTTGTGCCCGACGGTGACCCGGCCACCGGTACCCGGATCGATGTGACAACTACCCGCGTCGCTGGCTTCACCGTTGACGAATCGCGCGGCGCTATCGTGCTCAATCTCCGGACACCGCGCCATTCCGGCGGAACGCTTCAGGGCAAGTTGATTGTTGTTGATCCCGGGCATGGCGGTACCTCCACGGGTGCTACCGGCCATGACGGGCGCGGCGTGGTGTACGAAAAGAACATCGCTCTCGCGATCGCCCTGCGGCTGCGCGATGCGCTTGAAGCCCAGGGCGCCAACGTCCTGATGACGCGCGATGCCGACGTGAATGTAGACTTGTACGAACGGCCCCGCATGGCCGATGCAGCGCACGCCGATTTCTTTGTGAGCATCCACAACGATTCTAACGGCACGCCAAACTCTGCAAGTGGCACCAGCACCTACTACCACCTTAGCGATCCCAGCAGCCACGCACTGGCCGAGTGCGTTCAGCGCGATGTCTCGGCTGTGACAGGCCTACCAAGTCGCGGCGCGCTTTCGGATGGCATAATGTATGCTCACGGATTCGCCGTGCTGCGTATGAGCACCATGCCCGCCATACTTGTTGAGGTAGCCTACATCAACAATCAGCGCGATCTTGCACATTTGGAGAACAGTGATTTTCAGGAGAACGTGGCGCAGGCTATCTGTCAGGGCCTGTCCGACTATGTTGCCGGCGTCGGCGGTCGGACAGCAAACCCGCAAGATCAGCAAACCATCCAGCCTACCGATACACCGCCGCCGCTGCCGGGCGACGGTGGTTCACAGGATGGTCATTAAGCGGGTGCGTCGGACTCACCGGCTGATTCTGGTCGTGACGTCCGCTGCCGCCGGCATTTGCGGTTGTGCTGGTCACAAGCCCGCTCCACTAGCGCCGGTTGTTCGCTTGACGCCCACCGTCGCTGCGCCGGCTTCCAAGTCCCCTACGCTGCGGGGCCCAAGCAGCGCTCAAGCAGCGCTCCAGGCGGTATCGCGCCTGCTTCAGGCCGACGCTGCCTCGGCTAATCCGCACTTTCCCACCGGCACGCGCGTTGAGCGTGTGCGGGTTCACCGCGGGATTGCGACCATACAGTTCAATCGCGCGTTCGCGCATCTTGCGGATATGGGCGAATCGAACGAGTCATTGGTTCAACACGCGCTGCAGGTAGCGCTCTCCAATACGCCGGGAGTCTCTTCGATGCGGGTCCGCGTCGGCGACGGCCCGTTTCGGAGTGACGTTACCGATTGGGATACGCCATTTCCGGTCCGCGGAGTCGCCGACGATGAGTCGTCTGACTCGCGATCCGGCCACAACCAGTGAGCGCCGCCAATCCCGAAATGCTCGGCGTTTTCGACTCGGGTGTCGGCGGGCTTTCCGTGCTGAACAGCATCGCGGCGGCCGGCGTGAATCTGCCTACACTGTATGTTGCCGATCAGGCCAACGTGCCCTATGGCGGCCGGCCGCTCGACCAGATCCGCAATTACGCGGCGGCAATATGCCGCGCTCTTGTGCGGGCCGGCTGCACCCACATTGTTATGGCGTGCAACATCTCAAGCGCGGTGGCGTACGAAATCGTCCGCGCCGAACACCGCAACCTCATCGTTATCGGCGTCATTGAACCCGGCGCAGCGGCTGCAGCGCGATTGGAAACAAACCGGGTCGCGGTGCTGGCTACGAAGGGCACGGTGGAATCGCAGGCGTACCGACAGGCATTTCACCGAATCGATCCGGGCATTGAGGTCGGCGAGCTGGCTTGCCCCGAGCTTGTTCCTCTGGTAGAGGCCGGGGTCACCACAGGCGAAGAAGCCGTGGTTGCGGCGCGAATGCGGATGGCGCAGGTACAGTCCTACGGCGCCCGTACCGTGGTGCTGGGCTGTACCCACTATCCCTTCCTGCTGCCCGTGCTTCGCGCGGCAGCTCCCGAGGTGCGGTTCGTTGACCCGGCAGAAGCCACGGCGCAGTTGCTCCGCTCTTACGTTTCGCTCAACAACGGTGGCCCGCAACATGTGCGACGGTTGATAACCACCGGCTCGCGCCACACGCTGCAGAAGCAGGCAGCAGCCATGATGAATGGCACGGACTTCACGGTGGCGGAAGCTGTGTGGAAGGGCGACGAACTGCTGCTTCCGGTGGGATTGCCGACCTGATACCGGTGCGCCGCACAGGAGTTTGCAGCGCACATGCCGAATGGCTCGGCACCTTGTCCCGCACCGCATTGCGCCGGTCGGACCCGATTCCGGGCGTTTCTTCAAGGAGTTTACTGCCGTGACCCGACCCGATGGGCGCAAAGCCAGCCAGCTTCGACCGGTTTCCTTGACAACCGGCTTCATGCCGAACGCCGAAGGGTCCTGCCTTGTTGGTATGGGCAACACCCAGGTCATTTGTACCGCCTCCGTAGATGACAAAGTCCCGCCGTTCTTGAAAGGCATGAACAAGGGCTGGGTGACGGCCGAGTATGCGATGCTGCCGCGCTCCACCAACACGCGTTCTCCGCGCGAAAACCGCAGTGGGCCGGGCGGACGGTCCGTTGAGATACAGCGCCTCATCGGGCGCAGCTTGCGCGCTGTTACGCGTATGGATCTGCTGGGTGAGCGGACGGTTGTGCTCGATTGCGACGTCCTTCAGGCCGATGGTGGTACCCGCACCGCCGCGATTACCGGGGCCTGGGTGGCGCTGCACATGGCTTTTGGCAGGATGCTTGCCGCCGGCGTTCTCGCCACGATGCCGCTGGAAGCGATGGTGTCGGCCGTAAGTGTTGGGGTGGTCGGCGGCGCAGAACTGCTGGATCTCTGCTATCTTGAAGACTCGTCTGCCGATGTTGACATGAACGTGGTGCTAACCGACGCCGGAGCATATATCGAGGTCCAGGGCACGGCCGAGCGGACTCCCTACAGTCGCGAGCAGTTGAACCGCTTGCTCGACCTGGCCGCGACCGGCGCGGCCGAACTGTTTGAGCGTCAGCGCGCGGCAGTCGCCGCCGCATGAGCGGCGCTCGGCGGGTCTGGATCCTTGCGAGTGCGAACCGGCAAAAGGCTGCTGAGATCCTGGCGATTCTGCGGGCCACCGATCTGCCCATTGACTGGCGGACTCTAGCTGACTATCCCTCCCTGCCGCCCATAGATGAGACCGCAGACACGTTTGAGGCGAACGCAGTACTCAAAGCCGAAACGGCCCGCTCACTGGTGGGCCTGCCGGCGATAGCCGACGATGGCGGGTTGAGTGTAGACGCGCTCAACGGCGCTCCCGGTGTGCATTCGCACCGATACCTCGGTGAAGCAACGCCTATGCCGGCAAAGATCGCCGAAATCTTGCGGCTGATGGAGGGCCGGCCCGAAGCCGAACGGAGCTGCCGCTTTACTTGCGTGGTCGCCATTGCGGTGCCCGGTCGCAATACCGTGTGCTGCGCCGGCCACCTCGCCGGCACCATCGCCACCGAACCGCGCGGTGTGAATGGCTTTGGCTTCGACCCGATCTTCCAACTTCCAGATGGTCGGTGCATGGCCGAGCTGGCGCCGGCGGAGAAGAATCGGATCAGCCACCGGAGCAACGCACTTCGCGCAACCGCGGAGATCCTCAGCAAGATCGTTCAGGATAGTGATGCCGGCGTCCGTCAGCAATAGCGAGCCGCTTCTTGCCGACCTGCGCCTTACGGTGCAGTTTGTAGCCGCATGGAACAGGCGGCACTACAGCCTGATGGCCGCCGCCTGCGCGTATAGCGCCCTGTTGGCCGTGGTGCCGGCACTTGTCGTCTCCATGTCTGTCGTGGGGTTCGTGGTGCACGCTTCGTCCGCCCGCACGTCGGCCGTGCTCCATGCAGTGCAGGCGTACATACCGGTACGCGCGCCGTGGCTGCGCAGCGTACTTGCCAGCACAGCGCACAATCGCGCCACTATCGGGATTATCGGCCTGCTCAGCCTTGCGTATACCGTTGCCCGCTGTTTCCTGGCGGTCGAAGCGGCGCTCAATACGGCCTCCGACTCTGCGCCGGTACGGACCTGGATTCATCGCCGGCTGGTGGCGCTGGAGTGCGCTACCGCCGCCATCATCATGTTGAGTGGCGACGTGTTTCTCACCGGCCTTATTCCGCACCTGCACCTCCACGCGCACTCCGCCGGCTGGAGACACATTGCGGCTGTTATGCTCGTCGTCGCCACTGTTGGGCTTACAGCGCTTGAGTTCGCCTTTTTCTACAGCCGGCTGCTTGAGCCTGGTCATACCATGCGCAGCCTGTTATCCGGAGGGGCTATAGCCTCACTAACGTTTCAGACGACCAAGATCGGATTTGCCGTCCTTTTGCTGCATCTCAACAGTTACGACGCTGTATATGGCACGGCAGCCGGCCTGATTATCGTGGTGGTTTGGGCGTGGTACAGTATGGCGATATTTCTGGGTGGGGCAGAGTTGGTTCGGCTGCATACGGTGCGGCGTGGAGTCAACCTGCCCGGAGCGCGCGTGGCCGGCAGCGCGGAGGTGTTATGACGCGTTATCGACTGTTTGAATTCCTGGCAGCCATCGCCATGCTCCTGACACTGCCTGGCGCCGTCCAACGTCCGGCGGATCCTGCTCAAATCGCCGTCCTCATGGTGGGCGGCGGACCGAGCCGTCAATACAACCAGGTTGCAATAGAAAGC from Armatimonadota bacterium includes these protein-coding regions:
- a CDS encoding insulinase family protein, which gives rise to MSTEFHVEDVRVTTLSNGLRVVSESVPYVRSAAVGLWAGAGSRDETPRNRGISHFIEHMLFKGTSQRTAREIASEIESRGGHLNAFTGKESTCYHARILADDCETAVDVLTDMLCNSLFMEEEIEREKGVVISEIKMYEDSPDDLVHDVFESTLWHGHPLGAPVIGSEKTVGGFTRTAITGYIAERYRPDRIILSAAGLVDHDRLVSQAERALGSLSGEVKARAAEPPTPTTKRKQIHKRDVEQVSFCLGTGAYSKFDREKYSLSILNDALGGNMSSRLFSEIREKRGLAYAIGSYARTYKEGGLFCVYGGTKPEALDQVIELTRAEFAQVRSEGLTEEEIVKGKRQVRGELVLGLESMAARMARYGEHLLTFGRVIPLNEILAEYDRVSGATIAEVADKVLDLDKLALATVGPYGKYGQAA
- the pepV gene encoding dipeptidase PepV; the protein is MLKPPSDESTARLYAWIDDHTDEMVASLQGVLRIPSLEAAAEAGAPFGAEVKRALAFTLAHAAELGFRTKDVDGFAGHAEFGEGDEMVAAVGHLDVVPEGDGWKHAPYGATIEDGYIYARGSSDDKGPTWAALYGACALLNSGLPLRRRVRVIFGCNEESGFQCVHHYWEVAREERPVFAFTPDAGFPLVYAEKGIANIVLHYASQPAECDLCVTSLSGGRRPNMVPDSADAVLAGSAEAVASAAAALDALGAEGVTSTVEHAELKVHAVGKSAHGSRPMDGVNAVIRLADALLHLALPADEKWLRFLVDASGPDGTGLGIAGSDEVAGELTSNLGIFEFTRQNGALATWNIRYPVTWSIQRVSSAAMAAGATAGWNLHQVHDQPPLYVPLDKEPVSTLLRVYREATGDEESQPRTMGGGTYARATPNAVAYGAGFPGGSDGPAHEPDERIAISTVVDAAKVFAVALYELAR
- a CDS encoding phytanoyl-CoA dioxygenase family protein yields the protein MATDEQVSVLPDLSDAYPLDAGSVEHYRTEGHVLLRGVASPLEVAAYRPAIAAAVAAYNRETRPMEERDTYHKAFIQITNLWQRDQTVARFVLATRFAEIAARLMGVDGVRLYHDQALFKEAHGGLTPWHQDQFYWPLDTSDTVTMWMPLVDVPVEMGALTFASRSQQGGFLGHIGISDESQEEFDQYVAGKGYTPTCSAMQAGDATFHSGWTLHSAPGNSTDQVREVMTVIYFADGTRVMADPGNENRLVDLAAWLPGVAPGEPAISPLNPLLYRASS
- a CDS encoding N-acetylmuramoyl-L-alanine amidase; its protein translation is MPVVPAEAHERRKRWVLARAAVFGASVLAAAFLSVASLPAAGLANLHPVRLRILGSDFVSSVAPLSDGTDIWVPLKVFPELGMQAVVAPAGDVVSVVRTSTGQHADIALTAIDGRKMVALGDVARAFSAVVINGDDPPKGVSGAQRGVVYFLARVTGVQYKPTGVTVTTSLPTPYRTRFLAGRQPRAYIDVMGAWANEEGARSVEPGVSIHTGQFEVETARVVLDVRPGMSITDSDNARNSSNTVGVAIETAANSPQVAVGQKQPSVQVRTPIAAARADSTSASAGGVGLNVFGDDLNHTTGTAGPRARAVAHTAPAHWSPIAAAPIRHSTQLAYRGGKVVRGGFPVSITGIGVDDVAGATRLVIRTSGKVRPTVQYQPDGSGLAIHIPNAVAATSISPGSPSGIISALRVVPDGDPATGTRIDVTTTRVAGFTVDESRGAIVLNLRTPRHSGGTLQGKLIVVDPGHGGTSTGATGHDGRGVVYEKNIALAIALRLRDALEAQGANVLMTRDADVNVDLYERPRMADAAHADFFVSIHNDSNGTPNSASGTSTYYHLSDPSSHALAECVQRDVSAVTGLPSRGALSDGIMYAHGFAVLRMSTMPAILVEVAYINNQRDLAHLENSDFQENVAQAICQGLSDYVAGVGGRTANPQDQQTIQPTDTPPPLPGDGGSQDGH
- a CDS encoding GerMN domain-containing protein; its protein translation is MTPTVAAPASKSPTLRGPSSAQAALQAVSRLLQADAASANPHFPTGTRVERVRVHRGIATIQFNRAFAHLADMGESNESLVQHALQVALSNTPGVSSMRVRVGDGPFRSDVTDWDTPFPVRGVADDESSDSRSGHNQ
- the murI gene encoding glutamate racemase; this encodes MSAANPEMLGVFDSGVGGLSVLNSIAAAGVNLPTLYVADQANVPYGGRPLDQIRNYAAAICRALVRAGCTHIVMACNISSAVAYEIVRAEHRNLIVIGVIEPGAAAAARLETNRVAVLATKGTVESQAYRQAFHRIDPGIEVGELACPELVPLVEAGVTTGEEAVVAARMRMAQVQSYGARTVVLGCTHYPFLLPVLRAAAPEVRFVDPAEATAQLLRSYVSLNNGGPQHVRRLITTGSRHTLQKQAAAMMNGTDFTVAEAVWKGDELLLPVGLPT
- the rph gene encoding ribonuclease PH, whose translation is MARHLVPHRIAPVGPDSGRFFKEFTAVTRPDGRKASQLRPVSLTTGFMPNAEGSCLVGMGNTQVICTASVDDKVPPFLKGMNKGWVTAEYAMLPRSTNTRSPRENRSGPGGRSVEIQRLIGRSLRAVTRMDLLGERTVVLDCDVLQADGGTRTAAITGAWVALHMAFGRMLAAGVLATMPLEAMVSAVSVGVVGGAELLDLCYLEDSSADVDMNVVLTDAGAYIEVQGTAERTPYSREQLNRLLDLAATGAAELFERQRAAVAAA
- the rdgB gene encoding RdgB/HAM1 family non-canonical purine NTP pyrophosphatase, with the translated sequence MSGARRVWILASANRQKAAEILAILRATDLPIDWRTLADYPSLPPIDETADTFEANAVLKAETARSLVGLPAIADDGGLSVDALNGAPGVHSHRYLGEATPMPAKIAEILRLMEGRPEAERSCRFTCVVAIAVPGRNTVCCAGHLAGTIATEPRGVNGFGFDPIFQLPDGRCMAELAPAEKNRISHRSNALRATAEILSKIVQDSDAGVRQQ
- a CDS encoding YihY/virulence factor BrkB family protein, which encodes MPASVSNSEPLLADLRLTVQFVAAWNRRHYSLMAAACAYSALLAVVPALVVSMSVVGFVVHASSARTSAVLHAVQAYIPVRAPWLRSVLASTAHNRATIGIIGLLSLAYTVARCFLAVEAALNTASDSAPVRTWIHRRLVALECATAAIIMLSGDVFLTGLIPHLHLHAHSAGWRHIAAVMLVVATVGLTALEFAFFYSRLLEPGHTMRSLLSGGAIASLTFQTTKIGFAVLLLHLNSYDAVYGTAAGLIIVVVWAWYSMAIFLGGAELVRLHTVRRGVNLPGARVAGSAEVL